The following coding sequences are from one Paenibacillus tundrae window:
- a CDS encoding N-acetylmuramoyl-L-alanine amidase family protein, translating to MYKLLVASTALLVSLLCLPVLPLVQGQAIQPVGSVAPIQAKPSTNSPSMLPITDGEAYRSSHHAFAAPVILIDVGHGGVDGGTSAQGVLEKDINLAISQKVYLLLRSKGYAVIINRLGDYALSDDNRWLNSRSRHRRDLAQRKSLSEEVSTDIVVSIHANWSSRAATHGPVVLHQKEGRSYLLAQSIQDAMNDLYGTKRQVVWGKPFYLLNYVKHPAVIVETGFLSNAADRAKISDPAEQKRIAESIANGIIYYLSVV from the coding sequence ATGTATAAGCTGCTGGTTGCTTCGACCGCTTTGCTAGTTAGCTTGTTATGTCTTCCGGTTCTTCCACTTGTTCAGGGACAGGCAATCCAACCAGTTGGATCTGTTGCCCCCATCCAAGCTAAACCATCAACGAACAGTCCATCCATGTTACCAATAACCGACGGTGAAGCTTATCGCTCCAGCCATCATGCCTTCGCAGCTCCCGTAATCCTAATTGATGTAGGACATGGAGGAGTCGATGGAGGAACGTCAGCACAAGGTGTGCTGGAGAAGGACATTAACCTAGCTATAAGTCAAAAGGTTTATCTTCTCTTGCGCAGCAAAGGATATGCCGTCATCATTAACCGACTTGGTGATTATGCGCTCAGCGATGATAACCGCTGGCTTAACAGTCGCTCCCGGCATCGCAGAGATTTAGCACAACGCAAAAGTCTCAGCGAAGAAGTCAGCACGGATATCGTTGTCAGTATCCATGCCAATTGGAGTTCAAGAGCTGCAACACACGGTCCGGTGGTACTGCACCAAAAAGAAGGTAGAAGCTACCTCTTAGCACAATCAATTCAAGATGCCATGAATGACTTATATGGAACTAAACGGCAAGTTGTGTGGGGTAAACCCTTTTACCTGTTGAATTATGTGAAGCACCCTGCCGTCATTGTAGAAACTGGATTTCTGAGTAATGCAGCAGACCGAGCCAAAATAAGTGATCCTGCCGAGCAAAAGCGCATTGCTGAATCCATCGCAAACGGCATTATTTATTACCTGTCGGTAGTGTAG
- a CDS encoding ComEC/Rec2 family competence protein encodes MSIHVKVLPATYGDSIIVTLVNDLKEKRNILIDGGVGWSSYKSLKNEIELICGRGEEIDLLVVTHIDEDHISGIIELFEDSDINKQIFKEIWFNTGQNVAELFGEVWDESRGYPIADTRKIEKSITDGVIFESLIENLEMWKNDLWYFQKDAIIERFGAEIKILSPSKLGLEKLHKEWTYEKNSNVKMSRPCSTDYHLPLSELIKKKYSKDRSIPNLSSISLLIKFQEDNVLLLGDSHAETIVESLTVLGYTTQDKLQVALTKVSHHGSKRNTSDDLLSLIDCKNFVISTDGSSHCLPNKETIARIISSQPDCNIIFNYRIPGIFLDDDLKSFNFTYEYLEDKQYTFVIGEDEV; translated from the coding sequence TTGTCTATTCATGTCAAAGTATTGCCTGCGACTTACGGTGACTCAATTATAGTAACTTTAGTTAATGATTTAAAAGAAAAGCGAAATATTTTAATTGATGGCGGAGTAGGGTGGTCAAGCTATAAATCATTAAAAAATGAAATAGAGTTAATTTGTGGACGGGGGGAAGAAATAGATTTATTAGTAGTGACCCATATCGACGAGGATCATATATCAGGGATTATAGAGTTGTTTGAAGACAGTGATATTAATAAACAAATATTTAAAGAAATATGGTTTAATACTGGTCAAAATGTTGCTGAGTTATTTGGAGAAGTGTGGGATGAAAGTCGCGGTTATCCCATTGCAGATACAAGAAAAATTGAGAAAAGTATAACAGATGGTGTGATTTTCGAATCTTTAATTGAAAATTTAGAAATGTGGAAGAATGATTTATGGTACTTTCAAAAGGATGCCATTATTGAAAGATTTGGTGCTGAAATTAAGATACTGTCGCCTAGTAAGTTGGGTTTGGAAAAATTACATAAAGAATGGACCTATGAGAAAAATAGTAATGTGAAAATGTCACGTCCATGTTCAACAGATTATCATTTACCACTCAGCGAACTAATTAAGAAGAAATATAGTAAAGATCGCTCCATTCCAAATTTAAGTAGTATTTCGTTACTTATAAAGTTTCAAGAAGATAATGTTCTTTTACTAGGTGATTCTCATGCGGAGACTATTGTAGAGTCGCTTACAGTATTGGGCTATACAACTCAAGATAAGCTTCAAGTTGCTTTAACAAAGGTATCCCACCATGGTAGTAAAAGAAACACGAGCGACGATCTGCTTAGTCTTATTGATTGTAAGAATTTTGTTATTAGTACAGATGGTAGTAGTCATTGTTTGCCGAATAAGGAGACAATTGCAAGAATAATTTCGAGCCAACCGGATTGTAACATCATTTTCAACTATAGAATCCCCGGTATCTTTTTGGATGATGACTTAAAATCTTTTAATTTCACATACGAATATTTAGAAGATAAGCAATACACATTTGTTATAGGAGAAGATGAGGTTTGA
- a CDS encoding DEAD/DEAH box helicase has translation MNRKNPLHSKQTISEMPVPLEFDRSWLTQLESRLDKGGPWGDYRLFQLGIQAEETNLIPNFDEIQCLKHLQGLTPLPHQMDTARKVLFEMSGRAILADEVGLGKTIEAGLILKEYMVRGLVSKVLILVPASLVLQWVRELNSKFGIPAVAQKKAYSWQNEVVVASMDTAKRDPHKDMLLNIDYDMIIIDEAHKLKNKKTTNYQFMLKLRKKYCLLLTATPVQNDMSELFNLINLLKPGQLGRQGDFAANFVVDKRVPKNQEQLKDELSKVMIRNRRGEGPVQFTKRNVSNVNLQLSPEEQALYDGVTSFVKDQYQEAGGNLSSMLSLVTLQREVCSSRDAVFVTLVNLSKKLPLDSPLRDKIWELVAHIKAIKENTKAEKTMELIRNMNEKVIIFTEYRATQEYLLNYFRNNGLTAVPYRGGMNRGKKDWMMDLFRGRVQAMIATEAGGEGINLQFCHHMINFDLPWNPMRVEQRIGRVHRLGQQNDVNIFNLSTTGTIEEHILHLLHEKINMFEMVIGGLDVILERLEKKESIEKSLTKILLESQNEEDLRLKMDSLGQSLNSIQREVADEVPLITKLDLRKGGG, from the coding sequence ATGAACCGGAAAAATCCGCTCCACAGCAAACAGACTATATCCGAAATGCCGGTACCACTGGAGTTTGATCGAAGCTGGCTTACCCAGCTTGAATCCCGTTTGGATAAAGGGGGGCCTTGGGGAGATTATCGACTCTTTCAATTAGGTATTCAGGCCGAAGAGACGAATCTAATTCCGAATTTTGACGAAATCCAATGTTTGAAGCATTTGCAAGGTCTGACCCCACTCCCTCACCAGATGGACACGGCGCGCAAAGTGTTATTTGAAATGTCTGGCCGAGCCATTCTCGCCGACGAAGTGGGACTGGGTAAAACGATTGAAGCCGGCCTTATCCTCAAAGAATATATGGTTCGTGGTCTTGTATCCAAAGTGCTTATCCTTGTCCCTGCCTCACTTGTACTGCAGTGGGTACGAGAGCTGAATTCGAAATTCGGCATTCCTGCCGTTGCTCAGAAAAAAGCATACTCCTGGCAAAATGAAGTTGTTGTTGCTTCCATGGACACTGCCAAGCGTGATCCGCACAAAGACATGTTACTGAATATCGATTATGACATGATTATTATCGATGAAGCTCATAAGCTCAAAAATAAGAAAACAACAAACTATCAATTCATGCTCAAATTGCGCAAAAAATACTGTCTCTTGCTTACAGCGACACCGGTGCAGAATGACATGAGTGAACTGTTTAATCTGATTAATCTGCTCAAGCCGGGTCAGCTTGGCCGTCAGGGTGATTTTGCCGCCAACTTCGTCGTGGATAAGCGCGTTCCGAAAAACCAAGAACAGCTTAAGGATGAATTGTCCAAAGTCATGATCCGTAACAGACGCGGCGAAGGGCCTGTTCAGTTCACCAAGCGGAACGTCTCCAACGTCAATCTGCAACTATCACCCGAAGAACAGGCACTATATGACGGTGTGACCTCGTTTGTGAAGGACCAGTATCAGGAAGCTGGTGGCAATCTGAGCAGCATGCTCTCACTCGTTACATTACAACGAGAAGTATGTAGCAGTAGGGATGCTGTATTCGTAACACTCGTCAACCTGTCGAAGAAGCTTCCACTCGACTCCCCTCTTCGCGACAAAATCTGGGAACTCGTTGCTCATATCAAAGCGATTAAGGAAAATACCAAAGCTGAGAAAACGATGGAACTGATTCGCAATATGAATGAGAAGGTAATCATTTTCACTGAATACCGGGCAACGCAGGAGTATCTCCTTAATTATTTTCGCAATAACGGACTTACTGCTGTACCCTACCGAGGCGGCATGAACCGGGGGAAAAAGGATTGGATGATGGATCTGTTCCGTGGACGGGTTCAGGCCATGATTGCAACCGAAGCCGGCGGTGAAGGCATTAACCTACAATTCTGCCACCATATGATTAACTTTGACCTGCCTTGGAATCCCATGCGGGTGGAGCAACGAATCGGACGGGTACACCGGTTGGGACAGCAGAATGACGTTAATATCTTCAATCTATCCACGACAGGCACCATTGAAGAGCATATTTTGCATCTACTACATGAGAAAATCAACATGTTTGAGATGGTGATCGGTGGACTAGATGTTATTCTGGAGCGGCTTGAGAAGAAGGAATCCATCGAGAAAAGCTTAACCAAAATTTTGCTGGAATCGCAAAATGAAGAGGATCTACGTCTCAAGATGGATTCACTAGGACAATCACTGAACTCCATCCAGCGCGAGGTCGCAGATGAAGTGCCTTTGATTACCAAGCTCGATCTTCGTAAAGGAGGAGGCTAA
- a CDS encoding ABC-three component system protein — translation MRAEEVLQRVAVIVDGVGNSGSGFLIQPNTVEFSYVITAKHCLGKSDSFPVIRTFNLSTGYQQNITVLDVTSTNDEIDVTIIKVNYIEGLPTLTFGEAELNMEAFVYGFPNKLKVGEVKDKRHAVKAKVSFRQEPKIELTSEPAMFTFGSSAAANFESLSGSGVYWLAEDNISVIGMFTGFKTPDGAWDCLVATDSKMINIHLNSVGWPLIIRQSHKDFKQYIEETFTHLDEYAQTLLKVKATQLKQITPSHIIETFQEKLYLPHDDTYNHDQELWKGWLALLTYLSLEMDINKLNLNQIKRNENNLRFYFTKDRLEDVVKVIFTKGLIFDFEQNDTILINSKGKVGVATLSKESVKRIASRIDQALLYEKRIKIDQPNITKDISCLHLDQFNRKISEIGLVDSIYELEELLKNVVAGVFENVE, via the coding sequence TTGAGAGCTGAAGAAGTATTACAAAGAGTTGCAGTTATTGTTGATGGTGTCGGGAATTCCGGAAGTGGATTCTTAATTCAGCCAAACACGGTGGAGTTCTCTTATGTCATAACTGCAAAACATTGTTTAGGAAAAAGCGATAGCTTTCCTGTAATTCGTACTTTTAATTTGTCTACAGGGTATCAACAAAATATAACTGTCTTAGATGTCACATCAACAAACGATGAAATTGACGTTACAATAATAAAGGTAAACTATATTGAAGGACTTCCTACTTTAACCTTTGGTGAAGCTGAATTAAATATGGAAGCATTCGTTTATGGATTTCCAAATAAATTAAAAGTTGGGGAAGTTAAAGATAAGAGACATGCTGTAAAGGCAAAAGTTTCTTTTCGTCAAGAACCAAAAATAGAATTAACATCTGAACCAGCAATGTTTACATTTGGTAGTAGTGCAGCTGCAAATTTTGAATCTCTCTCTGGTTCAGGAGTTTATTGGTTAGCGGAAGACAATATTAGCGTGATTGGTATGTTTACTGGTTTTAAAACACCAGATGGAGCATGGGATTGCTTAGTGGCTACAGATTCAAAAATGATAAATATTCATTTGAATTCTGTAGGCTGGCCATTAATTATACGGCAGTCTCATAAGGATTTTAAGCAATATATTGAAGAAACATTTACTCACTTAGATGAATATGCACAAACATTATTAAAGGTGAAAGCAACACAACTAAAGCAAATAACGCCCTCACATATTATCGAAACTTTTCAGGAAAAGTTATATCTTCCACATGATGATACATATAATCATGACCAGGAATTATGGAAAGGTTGGTTGGCATTACTGACATACCTTTCCTTAGAAATGGATATAAATAAGCTTAACCTTAATCAAATTAAAAGAAACGAAAACAATCTACGCTTTTATTTCACAAAGGATAGATTAGAAGATGTTGTAAAAGTGATTTTCACTAAAGGACTGATTTTCGATTTTGAACAAAATGATACTATTCTTATTAATAGTAAAGGTAAAGTCGGAGTAGCCACTTTATCTAAAGAGAGTGTCAAGAGAATTGCTAGTAGAATTGATCAAGCTCTACTGTATGAAAAAAGAATTAAAATTGATCAACCTAATATTACTAAAGATATTTCTTGTCTTCATTTAGATCAATTTAACCGAAAAATCTCCGAAATAGGATTAGTAGATAGTATTTATGAATTAGAGGAATTGCTAAAAAATGTTGTTGCAGGGGTGTTTGAAAATGTTGAATAA
- a CDS encoding adenosylcobalamin-dependent ribonucleoside-diphosphate reductase, with the protein MKTNKRSHKLEGLSEKIFLDRYAWKNADSNHAKVGDVVLVLTKDDPKFPTKEVGEIIEREGQLVQVRTRSGEIVKTDVEKLTLNIEKTPEEMWDRLAKAMASVEFTPEQRTTWESRFRSVLDDWKLVPGGRIAAGAGASDELTLFNCYVIPSPQDSRGGIMKTLTEMTEIMARGGGVGINLSSLRPRRAVVKGVNGSSSGSVSWGGLFSYTTGLIEQGGSRRGALMLMMNDWHPDVLDFITVKQTMGQVTNANLSVCVSNGFMEAVKQDGDWELVFPDTTDPNYDNEWNGDLQKWRDAGRSVIPYRTVKARDIWRTIIESAWKSAEPGVVFMEYYNQMSNSWYFNPIICTNPCGEQGLPGWGVCNLSAINLSKFYDADADDVAWGELAETTRVSARFLDNVIDATPYHFEENRQNQQHERRVGLGTMGLAELMIKLRIRYGSPESLEFLDKLYGFIAKEAYLASAEIAAEKGSFPAFEVEPYLQSGFMKNMVATYPEVGEAIRKQGIRNVTLITQAPTGSTGTMVGTSTGIEPYFAFKYFRQSRLGYDEQFVPIAQEWLDAHPDESLPAYFVTAMDLSAENHIRVQAAIQQWVDSSISKTANCPADFTVEDTAQLYELAYDLGCKGVTIYRDGSRDVQVLSTSKKEEVKEERQVAAKAQEAHEMQEKALNTQESTSEAKAGLETVVGSDVAATSAKVLDKQYRSRPQVLRGATYKINTPFGMAYITINDLEGIPAEIFLNVGKAGSDVFAMAEALGRVCSLFLRYGDHGHKVELLIKHLKGIGGSGAIGFGVNRVESIADAVAKALESHVQNQGIENEPNLSINHSHSDSLQTDTGNVETWREDLIKDTNHAATLESTGGTGRVSITESRDLCPSCGSATLINLEGCKTCSNCGYSKCS; encoded by the coding sequence ATGAAAACGAACAAACGATCACACAAGTTAGAGGGACTAAGCGAGAAAATATTTCTAGACCGATATGCCTGGAAGAACGCAGATTCGAATCATGCAAAGGTCGGGGATGTTGTATTGGTATTAACAAAGGATGACCCTAAATTTCCAACGAAGGAAGTTGGGGAGATCATAGAACGTGAGGGTCAGCTGGTTCAAGTGAGAACCCGAAGCGGAGAGATCGTCAAGACGGATGTAGAGAAGCTGACGCTTAATATAGAAAAGACACCTGAAGAGATGTGGGATCGCCTGGCTAAAGCGATGGCCTCCGTTGAATTCACCCCTGAACAACGAACGACATGGGAATCTCGATTCCGCTCGGTATTAGATGATTGGAAGCTCGTACCAGGAGGTCGGATTGCTGCGGGTGCTGGTGCAAGTGATGAACTCACGCTGTTTAATTGTTATGTTATCCCTTCGCCGCAGGATAGCCGCGGTGGTATTATGAAAACGTTGACTGAAATGACTGAGATTATGGCACGCGGAGGTGGCGTGGGGATTAATTTGTCTTCCTTACGACCTCGCCGAGCTGTTGTTAAAGGGGTTAATGGATCATCGAGCGGATCCGTGTCTTGGGGTGGCTTGTTCAGTTATACTACCGGACTGATTGAACAAGGAGGAAGTCGGCGAGGCGCCTTAATGCTGATGATGAACGATTGGCACCCTGACGTGCTTGATTTTATTACGGTGAAACAAACGATGGGTCAGGTCACGAATGCGAACCTATCCGTATGTGTAAGTAATGGATTTATGGAAGCCGTTAAACAGGACGGTGACTGGGAGCTTGTTTTTCCAGATACAACTGACCCCAATTATGATAACGAGTGGAACGGAGACCTTCAGAAATGGAGAGATGCTGGTCGCTCTGTCATTCCATATCGTACAGTTAAAGCCCGGGACATCTGGCGTACTATCATTGAATCTGCTTGGAAATCCGCAGAGCCAGGCGTTGTATTTATGGAGTACTACAATCAAATGTCGAACAGTTGGTATTTCAACCCGATTATCTGTACGAATCCCTGTGGAGAACAGGGCTTGCCAGGGTGGGGGGTATGTAATCTGTCAGCAATCAATCTATCCAAATTCTATGACGCAGATGCAGATGATGTAGCTTGGGGAGAACTGGCGGAGACTACACGTGTTTCGGCGAGATTTTTGGATAATGTAATTGATGCGACGCCGTATCATTTTGAAGAGAATAGACAGAACCAGCAGCATGAACGTCGGGTGGGGCTGGGCACGATGGGACTCGCAGAGCTAATGATCAAACTTCGTATTCGATATGGCAGCCCAGAGTCACTGGAGTTTCTAGATAAGCTGTATGGATTCATTGCGAAGGAAGCCTATCTGGCATCGGCAGAGATCGCGGCTGAGAAGGGCTCGTTCCCTGCTTTTGAAGTAGAACCATATCTGCAGAGCGGTTTTATGAAAAATATGGTTGCGACGTATCCGGAAGTGGGGGAGGCTATACGGAAACAGGGCATTCGTAATGTCACCCTAATCACTCAGGCTCCGACTGGAAGTACAGGAACGATGGTGGGTACATCAACAGGTATTGAACCATACTTTGCTTTTAAGTATTTCCGTCAGAGCCGGCTTGGTTATGATGAACAGTTTGTACCGATTGCACAGGAGTGGCTGGATGCCCATCCAGATGAGTCACTTCCAGCGTACTTTGTAACCGCGATGGATCTATCCGCTGAGAATCATATTCGCGTGCAAGCAGCCATTCAGCAGTGGGTGGATAGCTCTATATCCAAAACAGCTAACTGTCCAGCCGATTTTACGGTCGAAGATACTGCGCAGCTCTACGAGCTTGCCTATGATCTGGGTTGCAAAGGGGTTACGATCTATCGAGATGGTAGTAGGGATGTGCAGGTGTTATCCACTTCGAAGAAGGAAGAGGTAAAGGAAGAACGACAAGTAGCGGCAAAAGCACAGGAAGCACACGAAATGCAAGAAAAGGCATTGAATACACAAGAATCTACGTCAGAAGCAAAAGCAGGATTAGAGACAGTAGTTGGATCGGATGTAGCAGCCACCTCTGCCAAAGTGCTGGATAAACAGTACAGAAGCCGCCCTCAGGTGCTGCGTGGAGCCACTTACAAAATTAATACCCCATTTGGAATGGCTTATATTACGATCAATGACCTAGAAGGTATTCCAGCCGAGATTTTCCTAAATGTAGGTAAAGCAGGTTCAGATGTATTTGCCATGGCAGAGGCTCTTGGACGGGTCTGCTCTCTGTTTCTGCGGTACGGTGACCATGGACATAAAGTGGAACTGCTCATTAAGCACTTGAAGGGCATCGGAGGTTCAGGAGCAATTGGATTTGGCGTGAATCGGGTTGAATCTATTGCAGATGCAGTTGCCAAAGCTTTGGAAAGTCATGTACAGAATCAAGGTATAGAGAACGAGCCAAATTTAAGCATAAATCACAGTCATTCGGATTCCCTCCAAACGGATACGGGTAACGTAGAGACATGGAGAGAAGATTTAATCAAGGACACGAACCATGCTGCTACGCTTGAATCAACAGGAGGAACGGGGCGTGTTTCTATTACTGAATCGAGAGACTTATGTCCTTCATGTGGTTCAGCAACCCTAATCAATCTGGAAGGATGCAAAACGTGTAGCAATTGCGGGTACAGTAAATGTAGTTGA
- a CDS encoding ABC-three component system middle component 1, whose translation MLNKRDDILKRISIDDSPINYLQVDVWSKSEKNYDCYVFVYHCNNVEDLEASWQYFSNDIAVRFQSKLQKPIEIWNIYLVFIVRDVVLKEVKYKIEQDKYSCRKVVIDNVNSNITQENIINKIMRKLFQLSINTRSEDEENIDSVKSNEKSLMEKLDPINSRLSALINKGIEPSLIYNLYLKEGELT comes from the coding sequence ATGTTGAATAAAAGAGATGATATATTGAAACGGATTTCAATCGATGATTCTCCAATTAATTATTTACAAGTTGATGTCTGGTCGAAATCAGAAAAAAACTATGATTGTTATGTTTTTGTCTATCATTGTAACAATGTTGAGGATCTAGAGGCTTCTTGGCAATATTTTAGTAATGATATAGCTGTGAGGTTTCAAAGTAAGCTGCAGAAACCCATAGAGATATGGAATATATACCTTGTTTTTATTGTTAGGGATGTGGTGTTAAAGGAAGTCAAATATAAAATAGAACAGGATAAATATTCTTGTCGAAAAGTAGTGATTGATAATGTCAACTCAAACATTACACAAGAAAACATTATTAACAAAATTATGAGAAAGCTATTTCAACTAAGTATAAATACTAGAAGCGAAGATGAAGAAAACATCGATAGTGTCAAAAGTAATGAGAAAAGTTTAATGGAAAAGTTAGATCCTATCAACTCACGATTATCTGCGCTGATAAACAAGGGAATTGAACCATCATTAATATATAATTTATATTTGAAGGAAGGAGAGCTCACATGA
- a CDS encoding YqhG family protein: MTMSPHEIQAYVLTYLEALDCQIIERSPAHVTVKLSPEADKALTNRPYYWGFVERTGAPAETMSFTFVFDPEAYKQAIEAAEATAAQASSSNGSGAASGGTSTSIPGAEPAKETILGRYFGITPSLPQLGPGRILREDVVYGSRRLQQIFDAAREGGAFVNLFEQAAKRQLRATAPAVYEPWLGVCFKVEFACDLKREELHFLGISLRSGEIIEQFGAKLNRRDLSPRLAENMHAQAAKISLSTAGAALESHLTNRLLELDYGWAEKAKERLALELDVVDTYYEAVLREEMPEIETTSTTDSDNQRAVSTPEPFPLRTNVTTDYAGANHRIREDVEQAAEPAAPLETEADPEQEKAKQAVIDREAMKLQYETRRTEMIWQYEPKVKVTAISSGMFHLR, encoded by the coding sequence ATGACCATGTCACCCCACGAGATTCAGGCTTATGTACTTACCTATCTCGAAGCCTTGGATTGTCAGATCATAGAACGCTCTCCCGCCCATGTGACGGTTAAACTCTCACCCGAGGCTGATAAAGCGCTGACGAATCGACCGTACTATTGGGGATTTGTGGAGCGCACTGGCGCACCAGCAGAAACCATGTCATTTACGTTTGTATTTGATCCGGAAGCTTATAAGCAAGCCATTGAGGCAGCGGAAGCCACAGCAGCACAGGCGAGCTCTTCGAATGGATCTGGTGCAGCCAGTGGCGGAACCAGTACCAGCATCCCTGGTGCTGAACCTGCAAAAGAAACCATTCTAGGACGTTACTTTGGCATAACGCCGTCTTTACCGCAATTGGGACCAGGACGGATTTTGCGTGAAGACGTCGTTTATGGCAGCCGCCGACTTCAGCAAATTTTTGATGCGGCACGTGAGGGCGGGGCTTTTGTTAATCTGTTCGAACAAGCGGCCAAACGACAATTGCGAGCGACAGCGCCGGCCGTTTATGAGCCTTGGCTAGGCGTTTGCTTCAAGGTGGAATTCGCCTGTGATCTGAAACGGGAGGAACTTCATTTTCTCGGCATCTCTCTTCGCTCCGGTGAGATCATTGAACAATTCGGGGCAAAGCTTAACCGGCGCGATCTTAGCCCGCGATTGGCAGAGAATATGCATGCGCAGGCGGCCAAAATTTCATTATCTACTGCCGGAGCAGCGTTAGAGTCCCATCTCACGAACCGTTTGCTTGAGCTTGATTACGGCTGGGCAGAAAAAGCCAAAGAACGGCTTGCACTGGAGCTTGACGTTGTAGATACGTATTATGAAGCTGTGTTGCGCGAGGAGATGCCTGAGATAGAAACTACGAGCACAACTGACTCTGACAATCAACGTGCCGTTTCAACGCCCGAACCTTTCCCTTTACGAACAAATGTAACAACCGATTATGCGGGGGCGAACCATCGTATTCGTGAGGATGTAGAGCAGGCAGCAGAGCCAGCTGCTCCGTTAGAAACTGAGGCAGATCCGGAGCAAGAAAAAGCCAAACAGGCGGTCATTGACCGTGAGGCGATGAAACTGCAATATGAGACACGCCGAACTGAAATGATCTGGCAATATGAACCCAAAGTGAAGGTGACCGCTATTAGCAGCGGCATGTTTCACTTAAGATAG
- a CDS encoding YqzE family protein — MAKSDELVKYITQRVVHYIDTPKDERKGRTKQKEPWAMKWFGMIPFAVSLWVGKKGKSVESNSRTRSSSDKE; from the coding sequence ATGGCCAAAAGTGATGAATTGGTAAAATATATAACGCAACGTGTGGTGCATTATATTGATACTCCGAAGGATGAGCGGAAGGGGCGTACCAAACAGAAGGAACCATGGGCCATGAAATGGTTTGGCATGATTCCGTTTGCCGTGTCGCTGTGGGTTGGCAAGAAGGGAAAATCTGTGGAATCGAACTCGAGGACACGAAGCTCTTCAGACAAGGAATAG